A DNA window from Setaria viridis chromosome 2, Setaria_viridis_v4.0, whole genome shotgun sequence contains the following coding sequences:
- the LOC117844315 gene encoding uncharacterized protein, producing the protein MAEEMNADILAADELVFPGGAVGADGDDGPVEADGAVGVVPGGAQQRPAMRWTDVMSGFILRRMCQLISTGVRTDKGFKEVHLNQVAKALHEFSGNEVTGTQVYNHLRKWRQRWVKISKLRELSGALWDGDNSMIVLEEEHYNGHIKAHPKDAEYLNKPIHHYQEMMVIFGNGQATGKYAMGSNEALSSPSDFAESPMKHELLEELKSGKTEAAYVSKSEPPFGRKRKRSMLSDEDVLVFTCMTDAVNNVADAIRSTKVEDSHPDLYGALMYMPGFSEEALIIAYGHLLDNKA; encoded by the exons ATGGCTGAGGAGATGAATGCTGACatccttgctgctgatgaacttGTGTTCCCTGGTGGGGCTGTTGGGGCTGATGGGGATGATGGGCCTGTTGAGGCTGATGGGGCTGTTGGGGTTGTTCCTGGTGGTGCTCAGCAGAGACCTGCTATGAGGTGGACAGATGTGATGTCTGGATTTATTCTTCGCCGCATGTGCCAGCTGATTTCAACCGGTGTCAGGACTGATAAAGGTTTCAAAGAAGTCCATCTCAACCAGGTTGCCAAGGCTCTGCATGAGTTTAGTGGCAATGAAGTCACTGGCACACAGGTGTATAACCACTTGAGGAagtggaggcagaggtgggTTAAAATCTCAAAGCTGAGAGAGCTGAGTGGAGCTTTGTGGGATGGGGACAATTCCATGATTGTACTTGAGGAGGAGCACTACAATGGCCACATCAAG GCACACCCCAAAGATGCTGAGTACCTGAACAAGCCAATTCATCACTACCAGGAGATGATGGTCATCTTTGGTAATGGTCAGGCAACAGGCAAGTATGCTATGGGGTCAAATGAGGCTCTTAGTAGTCCTTCTGACTTTGCTGAGAGCCCAATGAAGCATGAACTGCTTGAGGAGCTTAAGAGTGGCAAGACTGAGGCAGCTTATGTTTCCAAGTCAGAACCACCTTttggaagaaagagaaagaggtcCATGCTGTCAGATGAGGATGTCCTTGTGTTCACTTGCATGACTGATGCAGTGAACAATGTTGCAGATGCTATACGTTCTACCAAGGTTGAGGATTCCCACCCTGACTTGTATGGTGCACTGATGTACATGCCAGGGTTCAGTGAGGAAGCTCTAATAATTGCATATGGTCACCTGCTTGACAATAAGGCCTAG